One Canis lupus baileyi chromosome 1, mCanLup2.hap1, whole genome shotgun sequence genomic window, CtggaggcggcggcgggaggtGGCACTCAGGAAGAGGCGGCAGGGACCGTGCGGGTCACGGGGACACGGAGCCCCGCCCGGTGCTCGGCGCTAGTGCGGCGGCGGGAAGGACCctcgcggggcgcggggggcgggggcgccggggagACGCGTCTGGAGCAGTGCGTGCTGTGCAGCACCCCGGAGGCTGCCGGCTAGCTGCGGCGGGGCAGGGTGCCAGCACCccccgtgggggtgggggtggggggtgggggtgaggagggagaagggCTGGGGGACGCCCTCTCGCAGCAGGTGCGGCTGAGCGAGGACCCGAAGAGGTGAGGCCTAGGGCAGGGGATCCCCGAGGGAGGCGCCTTCAGGCCGCCCGACGGCGGGGCACAAGCCCCGAGCAGGCCCGTGAGCCAAGGGCTCATTCGCGGGTGTTCCCGGGCCCCTCCAGTGCCACCCCCGTGCTGTGTGTGTCCTTGTGGGGTCTGTGGGGTGACGAGATTGGGGCTGGCTCGTGTGTGTCCTGTTTTTGATCCTGTGCGTAGAATAGGGTTGGGGAGATAGGATGGGCGAAGGCAGGTTTTCACTCCCGTTTCCCAGGTGACGAAAGTGAGGCTcaggaggcggggaggggagctCGAACCCGGGTTTGTCCTATTCCGGGGCTCCCTCGCAGAACCGCTTAACGTTTCTGAACCTGTGGCCTCAGTGTCCGCCGCCCCGCTGATCCCCACCAACCTCGCCtccccccccaggcctcccccgcacccccccaccccgtgccggCCCCTCGGCCCGCTCGAGTCCCAGGACTCCTGCGAATGGGGTCGGGTCCCAGAGCTTCTAGAGGGAAGATCCAGCGACCAGAGGCCAGCAGACGCCGCCGgatccgccccccgcccccggagagGGGAGAGCGCCCGCACCCGCCGCGGCTCCCGCCAGGGGGCGCTCCAGGATCGCTCGGGGAGGGCGCGGGACGCTGCAGACCCTGGCCCAGGGCCGTCCAGGTCAAAGCTCCACCTGGGAGCGTCAGGCTGCCCAGAGTGCACGTTTCTGTAGCGCAGGGCCCTTCGtgtgaggtcctgggatcagcagcACCAGCTGCTCTCACCCCGAGCTTGAGCTGGACGAGATGCATCTTCCCGAGCCCACCCCACACCTAGGGAATCACTTGGGTTTGGGACCCAGCAGTCTGTGGTTTTGAAAGCCTCCCAAGGATTCTGCTGCACGACCAGCTGGAGAGGGTCTGCTGTGGGGTCTGGTCATCTCCCGGAGCCCTGGGGTAGCAGTGGTCAGTCCCGGGTGCACACTGGAATCACCCTGCAagccccagggctctgggagcCCCAGCCTCACCCTGTACCACTTGCATGACAATCTCTGCGTATGCAGGCTGGCCAAGGGTATTGGGAACCTCCCTGGTCGGTCCACCTACCAGCCAGGATGGGAACCAGGGTCCTGGGGGCCCCAATTGGGGCTGAGACATCTGGTGAAGTTCTGGCTGCTTCTGATGTGGAACAGGAATAGGACAAGGAGAGATGATGTCTGTTGGGGCTGATTTGAGCTTTAATACATTATGTCTTCTTCAATCATCTCAGATAGGGGCACAGAGAGGCATAAATTAgccagcccaaggtcacacagcttgtgagGGGTGGTGCTAGGGGTGATATAAGCCCAAATACCTCCTTACCCTGTCTCCCTAATGGTTCCTCCTGTCAAGGCACACCAACATGGGGCACTCAGAAAGTCCTTGCTATTGCAGGGTGGCACCTCTATGGCcatgttctgttgtttttctctttggggACACTTAGGGGTGTCCAGATAAAGGCCAGTCTGGGGACAAAACTCTAGTTTTCTggtgcttccccccccccctcatGAAAATCCTTGCATGTTTGAAAGCACTATCCTGGAGGCATCAGTGGGCTGCATCGTGGCCTGGGCCATTCAGGTGTTAAATGAAATCCCCTtggattaaaaatatgaaagcccTGGTACAATTTCAGGGAACCCAAGGGACCTCTGACTCCTGGGCATTACTGGATGTTCATGCCTGGAACACTGGGGATGGGAGGGACAAACTGAGAatcagcagggggtggggagtggggtggatTTGCCCCCATATCTCTCCTGGTATATCTCACCATCTCCACTCCCACTTTCTTTCATCCTCCAGGACCCCAAACAGACTAGGCCCTCGTGATCATGTGGCTGCTCTTCTCCCAGAGGGGCAGCAGCTATGGAGAGCGCCCCCCCCCAAGTGCTACCACTAGCCTGGCATCCAGAGCACCCACTGGGCACTCCAGGGCCAGCCGCATCCAGCGTGGtaactccccagcccctggcaaagTCCATCCCTCCAGGTGGGGTCCACACCCTGTCTTCTAAATCCCCTTTTTCCTGCCAGGCTTGAGCCATTTACTGTACCAGTGCAAAGCAGCTCTTAGCATCACTCGGAAGGAGCACCAGCAGCTCCTCCTTCCAGGGTGGAAGTGGGTGCGGGCATGTAATTCTTTTAGTTCCAGAGGAAAAAGACTAAGAGGCTTAGGCCAGGACTGCAGCCTTAGCCAAGACAGAGCTGGCCTTcaggcctctctcctccctgACTTCTCTTTGCTCTCGCCCTCAgcggggctggggttgggggacaCAAGACAATACAGAGAGAGGTCCCTCAGGGCCTACGGGGCCCTAACAACCCAGTCTTTCCCTGATTATAAGCGCCAGTCACAGCACACTACACACTATACCACCATCCAGCTTTTTGGCCTGTTCCTATTGCAGTTTTCGATGTGTCCAGTGATCAGTCTGCCCCAGGAGATATTTTGGGGGCTCGATCGAAACAGATTCCGGGGGCACACAGCCCACTCCAGCAAATCCACAGCTCTGGCATGAAGGGCCCCGGAATCTGAATTTCGGACACATTTCCCAGATACTTCTGGACCCTGCAACCAAGGTTGGCGGGGGTGGTGGTTGGGGAGAGTATATAAAAGTGCAGGCCCTGGGCCGGAACCCAGGGGCATGGGGATGGCGAGCAAAGTGACATAGACAGGCAGGTCACCATCCaggagggtgggagtggaggggacACAAGGGAGTGACAGCATAACCCTGGAGCATTCTTCAGCTGCCCAGTCCAGAGCCAGGAAATCACGTGGTAAGCATTTTATTTGCATGTCGGCTCGAGCCCCTTTTTTCTTAAGTTCAAGGAGGCGGTCAATGTTAAGTGtgcaggagaaaagaagagaaagggggaggggaggaaattTCTCCCTAGCATCCTGCCCCCGCCAAGCTGAGCACCTAGAGTCGCATTTGAGAAGTTAAAATCATGAGTGATGCAACCCCTTTGTATGGCTCTGTTTCTTTACATTCCTTGGGTGACTagaaagagtctttaaaaaaaaaaatcaatgcatgAAAGATAAACTTTTAACAGGAAAGATGGGTGCTGGGTGGAGATGGGAGGACCACTGCCTGACCCTTGTCCACTTGCATTTTCAAGTATGGTGGCAGGAAGGGCATCTCCACCCaagtgcaggggagggagggccgAGCCCAGAGTGGTGATGGTATGGCAGGTGGCTGCGAGCCCCAGGGcacccctgccctcacctcaCAGCTGGTCTTCTCGCTctccctgctctgcttctgcTCTGGCCTCTGCCCTTAACACTCTAAGGCTCCTGGCCTCGCCTGCCCTGGGGACTCTCTTGGGCAGGGTTGGCAACCGGGGAGTGTGCCAGAAGGCTCTCCGGCGTTTGCGAAACCATGAAAAACGTCCAGGGGTCTGGAACCTCACTGTCTTGACCTGTTTCCGGGCCTTAGCTCCTTGGGTTGTCCCTGTGGCCACCTGGGCAGCTGGGGCTTCTGCCCTTTGGTTATGTGCCGCTTCTGCCCTCTGGTTGGCTATGGCTTCTGCCCCATCGGATGCAGCCTCTGCCCCCTGGACAACTGGGACCTCTGCCCTTTGATTATCTGGAGCCCCTTCCCCCTGACTATTTGCAACTTCTGCCCTCTGGACAGCTATGGCCTCTGCCCCCTGGACAGGTATGGCCTCTACTCTTTGATCATCTGCAGCCTCTGCCCTCTGATTATCTGCAGCCTCTGCCCTCTGATTATCTGCAGCCTCAGCTCTCTGATTATCTGCAGCCTCAGCCCCCTGATCATCTGCAGCCTCAGCCCCCTGATCATCTGCAGCCTCTGCCCTCTGATCATCTGCAGCCTCTGCCCTCTGATTATCTGCAGCCTCAGCCCCCTGATCATCTGCAGCCTCTGCTCTCTGATCATCTACAACCTCTGCAACCTCCTCTGTGGATGCTGCTTCTTCCCTCCTGTGACGGCGAAAAGAGGCCCAGTTGATTTTGGGCCTCCATCGTCTTGGGGGACTCTCAGGCACCTGCTCAGCTCCTGTGTTGCCCACATTAACCCCCCGGCTGGCTCTGCCCAGTACGGACGCCCCAACCCTCTCCAGCCTGGTAGAGGCCTGCCGGGCCTCGCCCACCTCGGGGCTGGACCTGGGCGCCCAACCCTTCACCCTCCGCTTCAGCTTCCCCCAGGACACCTGGCTGACATACTCTCGCCACCTGTCAGCCTTGGACAGCTGCGGCCTGGGGTTGTCCTCGAACATGGGCACTGGCAGGTTCACCCGGCGGCGGGCAGGTGGCGCGCTGGGCTTCTTCTCCCCTCGCTGCAGGAAGGCCTCCACCAGTTCCTCGTCGTCCTCGCTCTCCAGGTCGCTCCCTAGAAATTTGCTGCCCAGGTAACTGACTGGCATTTTGCGCACCTTCCTGCTGCGCCCTGCACCTTTGTGACCTTTGTCACCCTTGTCACGCTTGTCTCTGGAGGTGTCGAAGTCACTGAACTCGCTGTCGCTGGCATTGCTGCTGTCATAGGTGCCCACGACCAGGCGTGGGGGAGGGGTCACCATCTGCTggactctcctcctccctccggGCTCCTTGGGCTTTCTGGGGGGCTGGGGCGGGTGTGGGGTGCTCTTCTCAATGATGCGGGCCACGTCCTCCAATGTGCGGCCTTCTTCCTCCAGAAACTGGATCAGCCGCTCCCGAAATTCCGCCTCCTTGGTGGCAGGCTTGGAGATGACCCTCCACACGCCTCCGGCCAGCCTGACCTCCCGGGGGATGAGCAAATAGTCGACGTCCTCCCCGATCTGCAGCATCCCCACCGTGGAGTCCTCCTCCCTGCGGAACACCTTGCCAATCTTCTTAAAGGTCCCAACGGGCTTCAAGGCTTCCACGAGGACGTCCAGATCCACATCTTTGCACACATCAGGGACGCTCCAGAGGATCAGGGAGTCGGGGGATGGGAGGAAGCCCCAGGGGAACCAGCCCCCCACGTGGCTTTTCTCGAGGGTCTTTAAGATCTCCAGGGTGAAATCTGGGCTGGGGGCAACGACCCCAAACTACAAATAGGCCTGagtcttgggggtgggggtcccagcAGAACTGCCCCCGGGGAGGGTCTCACCTCTGCAGCCAAGGATGAGCCAGCCCCTCCCGACTCCTCTGCCCGCCACAAAGTCCAGTCTTGACCGAGTCCGGCTCCCCGCCCACCACCGAGGACTGGCGGGAATCAATCCCCAGGATGCTTACGTGAGCCCGGGAGAGGCGAGTCCTGGGGCTCGAAGCCCACCGCCAGCTGCAGACGTGGAGTCCCGGCTCCAAGCTAGTGGGGGCGCACGGGCTGCCCCGTGGCTCTTCCTGCCTCGGGACGCGCCCGCAGCTTGGGAGAGGCCTTCGCACACGAAGACGGCTCTTCAATAAGGCCGAGGCGCTTGGGGGCCGCAGCCCGGCCCCCCAGGGTCTCCCGCCCCCGGGCAGGCGGCCACCCCAGTCCCAGGCCGACCTTGACGCGCCCACAGCCTCCCCAGCCCGAGCGCTCAGCGCCGAGGAGCGCGGGCAGGAAGTTCCTCCTCGCTCTCCCCTCGGGGAGGCCCACCTTCCCCTTCTCATCTTACACTCCCGGACTCGGGAAGACTGACAGGGGGGCTGTCCACTCCCTTCGGGGCGCCCTTATTCCCTCCCCCACAGGGGTGTGGCCGCGCTCCGGGCCTCCTTGGGGCCACCGCTCCCGAGCCGGACGCCCCCGCCGGGGCCCACGTCAGCACCTTCCCTGGGGGAAAGGCGGCAGTTCCCTAACCTGCCCTGCTAAAGCCGGGGCTTCCAGCCGAGCCCTGGAGGTGGCGGTGCTCACGGGGCGGTCCTTTGGAAAGCCACCGGCACTGGATGTGACCACTTCAcaccatgtgaccttgggtacCAGCCACTGGCACTGGAGGTGACCACTTCACATCATGTGACTTTGGGTACCAAGAGGTCCCTACCTCTTTAGCCATACAGGTTCCGACCTCCTTACAGGTCGGTGGAGAGATTGGTACCAGGATCGTAACTGCGCTAGCCTCTAGCACCAGGCTTGGCACacggtaggtgctcaataaagattGTGGGGGTGAAGGAAGGAACCGAAGTGTTCATCAGGAGGCGCTGGCTTGGTTGTACGGTTCTCGCATTGAAAGACTATGCAGCTCTGTAAAAAGAAGCATCCGATGAAAAGGAGAGTCAGGTTTTATGGAGCGTCTCCTGCGTCCTTAGACACCATTCTAAGTGCTTTCTGCAGACTAACTCATGAAATCCTCCCTATAACATTATGATACAGGTAATatgatcattcccattttattttattattatttttttaatttttatttatttatgatggtcacagagagagagagagagagaggcagagacacaggcagagggagaagcagcctccatgcaccgggagcctgatgtgggatttgatcccgggtctccaggatcgcgccggggccaaaggcaggcgccaaaccgctgcgccacccagggatcccttattttattttattaaaagattttatttatctacttgagaaagagaacagagagagaagagaagcagaccccctgctgagcagggaggaagaggtggggctccatcccaggacccctggatcatgacctgagcccaaagcagccGCTTTagcggactgagccacccaggggtccgaTCATTCCCATTTATAGCTGAGGATGTAAATATCACCTactcggggtacctgggtggctcagacagttaagtatctgcctttggctcaggtcatgatcccagagtcctgggatcgagtcccatattgggttccctgcccagcagggagtctgcttttccctctctgttcatgctccctctctcaaataaataaaatctttttttaaaaaaaatcacttactcAAGGTCCCACTGCCAGAAGTAATGgaacctggatttgaatctgaaACAGTCTGACTTGTGTGTATGGGGTTGGGGGGCAAAGGGCCTAGATATGCATCTATGCATCCTGTCTAGGCAAAGGGCCTAGATATGCAACTTAGGTCAGGGGACACCTCTCAGGTAGAAGCGCCGCCAACAGTGGCTGTTTCTGGGGGGTCCCAGAATTGGCAGAGACATGTACTTTTCCTTCAATATCTTTTTGGATTGCTTGGATTTTTAGGAGTCAGAACTGTTAATTAAGCaagttaaattttttcttaaagattttattcattcatgagagacacacagagagagacgcagagacacaggcagaggaagaagcaggctccctgtggggagtccaatgcaggactcaatcccaggaccccgggatcaccacctgagcagaagATGGaggctcaaccaatgagccacctgaCACCCAAGCAAGTTCAATTAAATCAAAGttcctcagggacacctgggtggctcattggttaagcatctgcctttggctcagggtgtgatcctcaggtcctgggatcgagtctcacatggggctctctgcatggagcctgcttctcctccctctgcctatgtctctgcctctctcattgtgtctctcgtCAATTAAATAAAAGTTCCTCAGACTTGGCTATGGACACAGCAGGTCAGGATCCCTGGGATGTGGGGCCCAGGATGTGTGAAGCTTCCCAGGTAACTCTGAGGCAGCTAGCTCGGCAACAATGAGCACCACAAGGCATTAGTAATAATAGCAGTTAACTTGCAGGAAGAGTTTCCTTgacatcaggcaccctgctgtGTGCGAAATGGGACTGTTGTTAGGAATTCTCAGAACTatctggtaggaaaaaaaaaaaaaaaaagaactatctgGTAGGGTGGATCCATGCAAACAGCTTCCTGCTTTCCCCCTCACGGTCTGCAGTGACCCCAACCTAGCAGCtggaggaattttttaaaaacttaggtcaggggacgcctgggcggctcatttggttaagcgactgcctttggctcaggctcctGGATTCGAGCCCCACCACTGgctggctttctgctcagcaggggagtcttcttctccatctacctctgcccctgctctgcccctgctGGTGGGCTCTGtcttttgctcactctctctctcaattaaataaataaaattaaaaacaaaacaaaacaaaaaacacctaagTCAGATCTATCTCTACTCTTTCAAAAATCCTCCATGTTACTTGGAGTAAAATTAAAGGCCTCACCTCCTCTACTTCCCTCTcgctttctctccttctcactgACTCCACTCCAGCCACACCTGCCTCTTCACTGTCCATCAAGGACACCAGGTTCATGTccgcctcagggcctttgcacttgccctTCCCAACCTCCAGAATGTTATGGCCCCACCTTCTCTTTGGAGATTTCCCTCTGCTCAAATGACACCTTTTTTAGAGAGGTCATTCTGCACCCCCCTCAACTACAGAAGTGGCCTCTACCCTATCTCAGGAATCCTTATTCCTTTCTAAATCCTATGAGGCTCTTTTCATGATAAAGTTTTTCAATGCATAGAATTGCATCCACTGGATGACAAAGGAAACCAATTGtaatgaaatacaattttttttttaacaacggttaaaaaagaaaaaaattcaacaacGGCAAAAACCCCTGTGAGAGAGTGACTTTAATACAAAGGTATAAAGAAGGAACGCCTGTAATTCTATTTAACTGGCGATGTGGGATTTTACTTCTTGAAGGAACCCGGCagatgtggagagaaagagggaagggagagaggggaaaaaggagGATGCTTGGCGGGTGGGGTTGGTGGAGATCTCAGCGAGGCCTCTGCACAATTCCTGGCTCGCTCGGGTTGTTTTTGCTTTGCGGAGCCGGGTCGATAGGCTTTGCTggattttctcctccctctcccaagcTCCAGCCCAGCCGGCTCGCGCGCCCCGGCCTGGCCTCCcaccgccccgcccctcccctgtgCCGCGTTTAGAGCCGCCCTGCGGTCTCCACGGCAACGAGCCGCCGCGTCTGTAGAGCGAGTCCCTAATGGGAGGCGAGGGTCCGGAGGTGGGGGCGGCCAGCACCTCTTCTGAGCTTCTCACCCCTTCCTTAGGCCTGATTCCCCCCACTCAGCTTCCTGAAAAGCTACCGGAAACTCAAAATCCCTAGGCTTACCCGTTTGAGGAATGCCGATTTATGAACCCAAGTCCCCAAAGTCAAGAATTCCAAGTGGAATGACCTCGCCTGTTGAGACATTTGTGTTCTGCAATTGgtaaaaggtgtgtgtgtgtgtgtgtgtgtgtgtgtgtgtgtgtgtgtgtttatgtgtgggAGTGGGGCCGGGGTAGGGAGGGGAAGATTATCCtcgaaatgaaatgaaaacctcAAATATCCAACATTCTTACAAAAATTGCCAACCCCTGAGCAGTTCCACTGTGGGTATTTTAGATTACTCAGATCTCTGGCAGGGGAGAGCCTTCGCCAGCCGGCCCAGAACAAACCATTATCACAGCTCCCACTTTTATACTTGgttaaaagacatgaaaaatccaaaaagaatGGGGGAAGAAAGCAAAACATGGCCTAGATCTCTCCACCCAGCGACACTTGGTtgccacttttaaaaaatcatactgaAAGTGACACATGTAAGAAAACGAAGTGCCAAAAAggtataaaatgaaaaccaagtCCCCTCTCCCAGCCTCGAGCCTCCAGTGTCTCCCGGCAAAGTAATTACAGTGAAATACTTctgtatttttccagaaaaaaaatgcttacatGTGTAATTTTAGAATCTACCCCAGGGGATTCTTCACATCATcctgaattatttttatcatgGCACTTACCACTTCCtagtatttccttatttatttattgtctcacaCTATTGGAATACTTGTCCCAAGAGGGGAGGGATATTTGGTTTGGTCACTGCTGACTTCTCAGAACCTAGAGCGGTGCTGGTAGGTGCTCagaatgtttgctgaatgaatgaaggagagGATTGCACTAGATATATTcctataaattttgttttttactgataATTTACTTTGATTGAGCACCTATTTTGTCCCTGTCCCcctgcattttttcttttactccttacaacccctctt contains:
- the CCDC8 gene encoding coiled-coil domain-containing protein 8: MLQIGEDVDYLLIPREVRLAGGVWRVISKPATKEAEFRERLIQFLEEEGRTLEDVARIIEKSTPHPPQPPRKPKEPGGRRRVQQMVTPPPRLVVGTYDSSNASDSEFSDFDTSRDKRDKGDKGHKGAGRSRKVRKMPVSYLGSKFLGSDLESEDDEELVEAFLQRGEKKPSAPPARRRVNLPVPMFEDNPRPQLSKADRWREYVSQVSWGKLKRRVKGWAPRSSPEVGEARQASTRLERVGASVLGRASRGVNVGNTGAEQVPESPPRRWRPKINWASFRRHRREEAASTEEVAEVVDDQRAEAADDQGAEAADNQRAEAADDQRAEAADDQGAEAADDQGAEAADNQRAEAADNQRAEAADNQRAEAADDQRVEAIPVQGAEAIAVQRAEVANSQGEGAPDNQRAEVPVVQGAEAASDGAEAIANQRAEAAHNQRAEAPAAQVATGTTQGAKARKQVKTVRFQTPGRFSWFRKRRRAFWHTPRLPTLPKRVPRAGEARSLRVLRAEARAEAEQGEREDQL